A single genomic interval of Koleobacter methoxysyntrophicus harbors:
- the pseH gene encoding UDP-4-amino-4,6-dideoxy-N-acetyl-beta-L-altrosamine N-acetyltransferase gives MKVKKMLQSERLKLRVLEEQDGSMIVVWRNQKEVIDQLFSYVGITAKQHFNWYEKYINDDTRLEFIIEIKDKKKPIGTIGLNNIDFKNQKAELGIMIGELTEQGKGYGEEAVRSLLQYAFDELNLQKIYLKTFCDNEPAVRLYKKVGFHQEGILRKEIFKNGKFKDVIIMSILKDEWKR, from the coding sequence ATGAAGGTGAAAAAAATGTTACAGAGCGAAAGGCTTAAATTAAGGGTTTTAGAAGAACAAGACGGTAGTATGATAGTAGTTTGGAGGAATCAAAAAGAGGTCATAGATCAGCTCTTTAGTTATGTAGGGATTACAGCAAAACAGCATTTTAACTGGTATGAAAAATATATAAATGATGATACAAGACTTGAATTTATTATAGAGATTAAGGATAAGAAGAAACCGATTGGCACTATAGGTTTAAATAATATTGATTTCAAAAATCAAAAGGCAGAATTAGGAATTATGATCGGTGAACTAACAGAGCAAGGCAAGGGTTATGGTGAAGAAGCCGTAAGAAGTTTATTACAATATGCCTTTGATGAGCTAAATTTACAGAAAATCTATCTCAAGACCTTTTGCGATAATGAGCCGGCAGTAAGATTGTATAAAAAAGTCGGTTTTCACCAGGAAGGAATCTTGAGAAAGGAGATATTTAAAAACGGAAAATTTAAAGATGTAATAATAATGTCTATTTTAAAAGACGAATGGA
- the pseI gene encoding pseudaminic acid synthase, with product MNKIIKIKNTLIGEGYPAYIIAEMSANHGGDINRAIEIIHAAKEAGANCIKIQTYTADTLTIDSDKEYFQIKKGTWKGESLYSLYKKAYTPWEWQGKLKEEAEKAGIDFLSTPFDKTAIDFLEDLGVDFYKIASFELVDIPLIKYVASKGKPIIMSTGMGTLGEIEEAVNTVKSQGNNDLCLLKCSSAYPAIPDDMNLKTIKNLEETFGVPAGLSDHSLGSVAAVTAVAIGAKVIEKHFCLSRKVESADASFSMEPQEFKQMVQDIRAAEKAMGRISYEVSEREKISRAFRKSIFVVKNIKKGEILTEENIRIIRPANGLEPKYFPDVLGKKAVKDIERGTPLEWSMIE from the coding sequence ATGAACAAGATTATCAAAATAAAAAACACCTTGATTGGGGAAGGATATCCTGCATATATAATAGCAGAAATGTCAGCCAACCATGGGGGAGATATCAACAGGGCAATAGAGATAATACATGCAGCGAAAGAAGCAGGTGCGAATTGCATAAAGATACAGACATATACGGCCGATACCCTTACAATAGATTCTGATAAAGAATATTTCCAGATAAAAAAAGGGACCTGGAAAGGAGAAAGCCTGTATAGCCTATATAAGAAAGCATATACCCCCTGGGAATGGCAGGGGAAATTAAAAGAAGAAGCAGAGAAAGCAGGAATAGACTTTCTCTCAACCCCATTTGATAAAACAGCCATAGATTTTTTAGAAGACCTGGGAGTCGATTTTTACAAAATAGCTTCCTTTGAATTAGTTGATATACCGTTGATTAAATATGTGGCTTCAAAAGGAAAGCCGATAATAATGTCAACTGGAATGGGGACTTTAGGAGAAATAGAAGAAGCAGTAAATACAGTAAAATCCCAGGGTAACAATGATTTATGTCTACTAAAATGTTCGAGTGCATATCCTGCAATTCCAGACGATATGAACTTAAAGACAATAAAAAATTTAGAAGAAACTTTTGGCGTCCCCGCCGGATTGTCGGATCACTCGTTGGGATCAGTGGCAGCAGTAACAGCTGTAGCCATAGGGGCAAAGGTTATAGAAAAACACTTTTGTTTGAGTAGAAAGGTTGAAAGTGCAGACGCATCATTTTCGATGGAACCCCAGGAATTTAAACAGATGGTACAAGACATAAGAGCAGCAGAAAAGGCAATGGGCAGAATAAGTTATGAGGTATCAGAAAGGGAAAAAATCAGTAGAGCCTTCAGAAAATCGATTTTTGTAGTAAAAAATATTAAGAAAGGTGAGATTTTAACAGAGGAAAACATACGAATAATTAGGCCGGCAAACGGGCTTGAACCTAAATATTTCCCAGATGTGTTGGGGAAAAAAGCAGTAAAGGATATTGAAAGAGGAACACCACTAGAATGGAGTATGATAGAATAA
- a CDS encoding cytidylyltransferase domain-containing protein: MGKTAAIIQTRMGSTRLPGKVMMELCGKTVLEHVITRVKKAAQINEIIIATTTQKKDDIIAAEATRLGIKYFRGSEDDVLSRYYYAAEQNNVDMVVRITSDCPLIDPNIIDELTLFYKKNHYDIVTNAGIDPNQRTYPRGLDTEVFSFNVLEDAFNNAKEHYQREHVTPYIYEHSKKVYYYKNDTDYSYHRWTLDTKEDFQLIEAIYRCLYKGKHDFNFNDIIKLFKNMPELFNINAHIKQKKIY; encoded by the coding sequence ATGGGGAAAACAGCAGCAATAATCCAGACAAGAATGGGCTCCACCAGGTTACCGGGTAAAGTAATGATGGAGCTGTGCGGTAAAACCGTTTTAGAACATGTGATAACCAGGGTCAAAAAAGCAGCCCAAATCAATGAAATAATAATAGCTACAACTACCCAAAAAAAAGATGACATTATAGCAGCAGAAGCAACAAGACTCGGTATTAAATACTTTAGGGGCAGTGAAGATGATGTACTGAGCAGATATTACTATGCAGCCGAACAAAACAATGTTGACATGGTAGTAAGGATAACATCGGATTGCCCCCTTATTGATCCCAATATAATCGACGAACTCACCCTATTTTACAAAAAAAATCATTATGACATAGTAACAAATGCGGGAATCGACCCAAACCAAAGGACCTATCCCAGGGGGCTCGATACAGAAGTGTTTTCCTTTAATGTTTTAGAAGATGCCTTCAATAATGCCAAGGAACACTACCAAAGAGAACATGTTACCCCTTATATCTATGAGCACAGTAAAAAGGTCTATTACTATAAAAATGATACAGATTACTCATACCATAGATGGACTTTAGATACAAAAGAGGACTTTCAGTTAATCGAAGCCATATACCGCTGTTTATACAAAGGGAAACATGATTTTAATTTTAATGATATAATAAAATTATTTAAAAACATGCCGGAATTGTTCAATATAAATGCACATATTAAGCAAAAGAAAATTTACTAA
- the pseC gene encoding UDP-4-amino-4,6-dideoxy-N-acetyl-beta-L-altrosamine transaminase: MSDILAINGGRPVRDKYLPYGQHWIDEEDIEAVADVLKSDYLTTGPKARELEEKIAEYVGAKYAVVVASGTAALHAACFAAGIKEGDEVITTPITFAASANCVLYQGGIPVFADIDPKTYNIDTNQIEKKITKKTKAIIPVDFTGQAVDLDGILQIAEYYNLIVIEDAAHAIGTEYKGKKIGAISHMTEFSLHPVKHITTGEGGIITTNNGEYQKKLSLFRTHGITRDKELLTNKKEGSWYYEQIELGYNYRITDIQCALGISQLKKIDSFIKKRREIAETYNRYLSQIDGIIIPYQEPYSNSSWHLYIIQIELEKFKAGRKEIFEALKAENIGVNVHYIPVYYHPYYQKLGYKKGLCPNAEKLYERIITLPLFPKMNNKDIEDVVKAIEKVLGYYRK, translated from the coding sequence ATGAGCGATATATTAGCCATAAACGGAGGCAGACCTGTTCGTGACAAATACTTACCATATGGGCAGCACTGGATAGATGAAGAGGATATAGAGGCAGTTGCAGATGTACTAAAAAGCGATTATCTTACAACAGGACCGAAAGCAAGGGAACTCGAAGAAAAAATAGCAGAATATGTTGGTGCTAAATATGCAGTAGTGGTGGCCAGCGGCACAGCGGCATTACATGCTGCATGCTTTGCAGCAGGGATAAAAGAGGGAGATGAAGTAATAACAACCCCTATAACATTTGCTGCATCAGCCAACTGTGTTCTTTATCAAGGGGGGATCCCCGTTTTTGCAGATATAGACCCTAAGACCTACAACATCGATACAAATCAAATAGAAAAAAAGATAACAAAAAAAACCAAAGCCATCATTCCCGTTGATTTTACCGGTCAGGCCGTTGATTTAGATGGGATTCTCCAAATAGCAGAATACTATAACCTTATCGTAATAGAAGATGCAGCCCATGCCATAGGAACAGAGTACAAAGGTAAAAAAATCGGTGCCATATCCCATATGACAGAATTCAGCCTGCATCCCGTAAAACACATCACAACAGGTGAAGGTGGGATCATAACCACAAATAATGGAGAATATCAAAAAAAACTATCCCTGTTTAGAACCCACGGCATTACCAGAGATAAAGAATTACTGACAAACAAAAAAGAAGGTTCCTGGTATTACGAGCAAATAGAACTGGGTTATAACTATAGGATTACAGATATACAATGTGCGTTGGGGATAAGCCAGTTAAAAAAGATAGACAGCTTCATAAAAAAGAGAAGAGAAATAGCCGAAACCTACAACAGGTACCTATCCCAAATAGATGGTATAATCATACCTTACCAAGAACCATATTCCAATTCCAGCTGGCATCTCTATATAATTCAGATAGAGCTGGAAAAGTTCAAAGCCGGCAGGAAAGAGATTTTCGAAGCCCTAAAAGCAGAAAATATAGGAGTAAATGTTCATTACATACCCGTGTATTATCATCCATACTATCAAAAACTCGGGTATAAAAAAGGATTATGCCCAAATGCAGAGAAATTATATGAAAGAATAATAACATTACCCCTATTCCCTAAAATGAATAACAAAGATATAGAGGATGTAGTCAAGGCAATCGAAAAAGTATTGGGCTACTACAGGAAGTAG
- a CDS encoding dTDP-glucose 4,6-dehydratase, which yields MRVLVTGGAGFIGRWVTKRLLEDGHKVWIIDDLSNGRIENITELMKKANFKEFVKGDVKDSKLLSHVFKNNFDICYHLAASINVQDSIDDPDTTFQNDTIGTFNVLEECRKSGIKIVFMSTCMVYDRAYDDAGITELHPTKPASPYAGSKIAAENMVLSYWHTYKLPAVVIRPFNTYGPFQKTGGEGGVVAIFIKRNLEGQTLNIYGDGTQTRDLLYVEDCADFVAKAGYSDKVNGEIVNAGLGRDISINNLARLIADSESQIKHVPHIHPQSEIRKLLCDYSKAKKLLGWEPKVSLEEGIKKTEDWIKTNPNLV from the coding sequence ATGAGGGTTCTTGTAACAGGAGGAGCAGGATTCATAGGTAGATGGGTCACTAAAAGGCTTTTAGAAGACGGACATAAAGTATGGATAATTGATGATTTATCTAACGGGAGAATTGAAAATATTACGGAGCTCATGAAAAAAGCGAATTTTAAGGAATTTGTAAAGGGTGATGTAAAAGACAGCAAACTGTTATCCCATGTTTTTAAAAATAACTTTGACATATGTTATCACCTGGCGGCGAGCATAAACGTTCAGGACAGTATCGATGATCCGGACACGACCTTTCAAAACGATACAATAGGAACCTTTAATGTACTGGAGGAATGCAGAAAATCAGGGATAAAGATAGTATTTATGAGCACCTGTATGGTTTACGACCGGGCTTATGATGATGCCGGCATTACAGAACTTCATCCCACAAAGCCTGCTTCTCCATATGCAGGAAGCAAGATTGCAGCAGAGAATATGGTACTTTCCTATTGGCACACATATAAACTTCCGGCTGTAGTAATAAGGCCCTTTAACACATACGGGCCATTCCAAAAAACGGGTGGAGAAGGTGGAGTAGTTGCCATATTTATTAAACGCAACCTAGAGGGGCAAACCCTAAATATATACGGGGACGGGACACAAACAAGGGATTTATTATATGTTGAAGACTGTGCCGATTTTGTAGCTAAAGCCGGATATTCCGATAAAGTGAACGGTGAAATTGTCAATGCAGGATTGGGTAGAGATATATCAATCAATAACCTAGCCAGGCTCATAGCCGATTCAGAATCCCAAATAAAACACGTGCCTCACATCCACCCCCAGAGCGAAATCCGGAAGTTACTATGCGATTATTCAAAGGCAAAAAAACTATTAGGATGGGAACCGAAGGTTTCCCTGGAAGAAGGCATAAAGAAAACAGAAGACTGGATAAAAACTAATCCAAATCTAGTATAA
- a CDS encoding UDP-N-acetylglucosamine 4,6-dehydratase family protein has protein sequence MDFFKGKKILVIGGTGSLGRVIIRKLIKFNPEVIRVFSRDEAKQYEMQWELSNYSNIRFLLGDVRDYKRLLRAMEDIDIVFNTAALKHVPACEYNPFEAVKTNVLGTQNVIEAALNCEVEKVIYTSTDKAISPTNTMGATKLLAERLISAADYYKGNKKTVFTAVRFGNVIGSRGSVIPLFERQIREKKEVTITNGEMTRFMMTISQAVDLTLEAAKRAQGGEIFVLKMPVIKLNDLVEVVIEEFSKKYKYTANEVSRRIIGLRPGEKLYEELMTEEEAKYALELDNMFIIPPLFTKKCYNYEGVKPFKNTVYSSQNQKPLNKEEIKNLLKQEEII, from the coding sequence TTGGATTTTTTCAAAGGAAAGAAAATCCTTGTCATAGGAGGAACGGGCTCCCTCGGGAGGGTTATTATAAGAAAGCTCATTAAGTTTAATCCTGAAGTTATAAGGGTTTTCAGCAGGGATGAAGCTAAGCAGTATGAGATGCAGTGGGAATTATCTAATTATTCCAATATACGTTTTTTACTGGGGGATGTAAGGGATTACAAAAGATTATTACGGGCAATGGAAGACATAGATATTGTATTCAATACAGCCGCTTTAAAACATGTACCGGCATGTGAATATAATCCCTTTGAAGCCGTAAAAACGAATGTACTGGGAACCCAAAATGTGATCGAAGCTGCTTTGAATTGTGAGGTTGAAAAAGTTATTTATACCAGTACTGATAAGGCAATCAGTCCTACCAACACGATGGGTGCCACGAAATTACTTGCGGAACGGTTAATATCAGCAGCGGATTATTATAAAGGGAACAAAAAGACGGTTTTTACAGCCGTAAGATTCGGAAATGTAATAGGTTCAAGGGGATCTGTTATTCCCTTATTCGAAAGGCAGATAAGGGAGAAAAAAGAAGTAACCATAACCAATGGGGAAATGACCCGCTTTATGATGACTATTTCCCAGGCTGTTGACCTTACCCTAGAAGCGGCTAAGAGGGCTCAGGGAGGAGAAATCTTCGTTCTAAAGATGCCTGTAATTAAATTAAATGACCTTGTAGAAGTGGTTATTGAAGAATTTTCAAAAAAATATAAGTATACAGCTAATGAAGTAAGCAGAAGGATTATCGGTCTCAGACCGGGAGAAAAGCTGTACGAAGAGCTTATGACTGAAGAGGAAGCTAAATACGCCTTAGAGCTTGATAATATGTTTATTATTCCTCCTTTGTTTACAAAAAAATGCTACAATTACGAGGGTGTTAAACCATTTAAAAACACTGTATACAGTTCTCAGAATCAAAAACCTTTAAATAAAGAGGAAATAAAGAATTTGTTGAAACAAGAAGAGATAATTTAA
- a CDS encoding motility associated factor glycosyltransferase family protein, which yields MDVRALRISPTDESIKNHSHKNVQGCKIEIIKGKTGMDTLVYNRRGQRFFLHSYYDPVREGENWADRISVKGDEIFIVLGCGLGYHLTALNKKLKEGNRVIVIEPEEIAHFVVNFKELNGIKRDKRYIFVADSSLNVIFNSLGNLIGMFDLEKIKLVEFKPIQRVFEDYYGRVVEKLFRFINNEIINRNTVIFFSQKWTDNFFENLPFTVKSTPVKYFFDCMKGFPIIIVAAGPSLDKNIRYLKEAKGKAVIICAGSAIKALLKEGIIPDFIVSVDGGEPNFWHFDGIDNFEALLVFEPMIYPDILKVYKGKKVTFQASPLTEVIQKKLNRDFGTLSVGGSVANTAFSLAVKIGGNPIIFVGQDLAYKNGVTHASGTAHKNKSVDKSKELIEVEGIDGKPVYTDRVLLSFLTWFEREIEKYPNIEFINATEGGQRSQVPG from the coding sequence TTGGATGTAAGAGCCTTAAGAATAAGCCCCACCGATGAAAGCATAAAAAACCACAGTCACAAAAATGTTCAAGGCTGTAAAATCGAAATAATAAAAGGCAAAACAGGCATGGATACCCTTGTATATAATCGAAGAGGTCAACGTTTTTTTTTACACAGTTATTATGACCCTGTAAGAGAAGGAGAAAATTGGGCCGACAGAATTTCTGTAAAGGGTGATGAGATATTTATCGTCCTTGGATGTGGTCTCGGTTATCACCTGACAGCTTTGAATAAAAAATTAAAAGAAGGGAACCGAGTTATAGTTATAGAGCCTGAAGAAATAGCTCATTTTGTTGTGAATTTTAAAGAGTTAAACGGAATAAAAAGGGACAAGAGGTACATATTTGTGGCTGACAGCAGCTTAAATGTTATTTTTAACAGTTTAGGAAATTTGATCGGCATGTTTGACCTTGAAAAGATAAAACTTGTAGAGTTTAAGCCTATACAGAGGGTATTTGAGGATTACTATGGTAGGGTGGTAGAAAAACTGTTCAGATTTATTAACAATGAAATTATCAATAGAAATACAGTGATTTTCTTTTCACAAAAATGGACCGACAATTTCTTTGAGAATCTACCCTTTACCGTAAAATCTACCCCCGTTAAATATTTCTTTGATTGTATGAAGGGGTTTCCGATTATTATTGTAGCAGCAGGGCCATCCCTTGATAAAAATATTCGCTACTTAAAAGAAGCTAAAGGCAAGGCGGTTATTATTTGTGCCGGTTCAGCCATTAAGGCTTTGCTTAAGGAAGGTATTATCCCTGATTTTATTGTTAGTGTGGATGGTGGAGAACCTAACTTTTGGCATTTTGACGGCATAGATAATTTTGAAGCTCTACTGGTATTTGAACCTATGATATATCCCGATATATTGAAGGTTTATAAAGGTAAAAAAGTAACATTTCAGGCGTCTCCGTTAACCGAGGTAATACAAAAAAAGCTGAATAGGGATTTCGGCACATTAAGCGTAGGAGGATCGGTTGCTAATACAGCATTTAGCTTGGCCGTTAAAATAGGGGGTAACCCCATAATATTTGTGGGTCAGGACCTGGCATATAAAAACGGGGTTACCCATGCATCGGGGACTGCCCATAAAAATAAATCGGTAGATAAAAGTAAAGAACTAATTGAAGTAGAAGGCATAGATGGAAAACCCGTATATACAGATAGAGTCTTATTATCATTTTTAACCTGGTTTGAGCGGGAGATAGAAAAATATCCCAATATAGAATTTATCAATGCTACTGAAGGGGGGCAAAGATCTCAGGTACCAGGATAA
- a CDS encoding motility associated factor glycosyltransferase family protein: protein MSTTDKNEIFKVNIEILKKRGFISGAPRIKHDRKLYISLTPTGEKTIEVSGKFLHSKYNPLKEAERLIQASNIKQDEDVLIIGFAMGYHVKRVLQIVKDRKIIVFEGNNDVFYKAIENIDFSEIFKDPRFELVLCQDSRVFSSKLVKYLSIISNLLIHRPSMEILPSEYHEIKDLLKKFLMKKGSIDRFLPLMYDNFEKVMMHYQDFEKIEDYFGKYRNVPIILVGAGPSLDEDIQYLKKASNYAIIFSVGTAVKPLVKSGVIPSMIIITDPQPIVFEQIRTENLESPLIFLPTTYWKVIEYRGPKILALQEGFKESEYMAAKLGRNLIETGGSVITTALDIAIKMGCNPIIFTGVDLGFFNSKTHAKDTVHGNKKVDSFKYFVKSNEGNIIPTFLNLKIYHEWIQKRIEKEKRITFINTARNGAYIKGARYLPFSDLLHILQNFYKKEGKEIGCKSLKNKPHR from the coding sequence TTGAGCACTACCGATAAAAATGAGATTTTTAAAGTGAATATTGAAATTCTAAAAAAGCGTGGTTTTATAAGCGGAGCCCCACGGATTAAACACGATAGAAAACTGTATATTAGTTTAACTCCTACAGGGGAAAAAACCATTGAGGTTTCGGGAAAATTTCTCCATAGCAAGTATAATCCCTTAAAGGAGGCTGAAAGATTAATTCAAGCCAGCAATATAAAGCAGGATGAAGATGTCTTAATAATAGGTTTCGCCATGGGATATCATGTTAAAAGGGTTTTGCAAATAGTGAAAGACAGAAAAATAATAGTATTTGAAGGGAATAACGATGTTTTCTATAAAGCGATTGAAAATATTGATTTCAGTGAAATTTTTAAAGATCCAAGGTTTGAGTTAGTGCTGTGTCAGGATAGCAGGGTATTTTCTTCCAAACTTGTAAAGTATCTGTCTATAATATCAAACCTGTTAATTCATAGACCTTCAATGGAGATTTTACCATCTGAATACCATGAAATAAAAGATCTCCTTAAAAAATTCCTTATGAAAAAGGGTTCAATAGACAGATTCCTGCCTTTAATGTATGACAATTTTGAGAAAGTCATGATGCACTACCAGGACTTCGAAAAAATAGAAGACTATTTTGGTAAATACCGTAATGTACCGATAATACTCGTAGGAGCGGGCCCATCCCTTGATGAAGATATACAATATCTTAAAAAAGCTTCAAATTATGCAATTATTTTTTCCGTAGGAACTGCTGTTAAACCTTTGGTTAAAAGTGGAGTAATTCCTAGTATGATCATTATAACAGATCCTCAGCCTATTGTTTTTGAACAGATAAGAACTGAAAATTTAGAATCTCCGTTGATATTTTTGCCTACTACTTACTGGAAGGTAATAGAATATAGAGGACCTAAAATTCTGGCATTACAGGAAGGCTTTAAAGAAAGCGAATATATGGCTGCAAAACTCGGCAGGAATCTAATAGAAACTGGAGGTTCTGTTATAACAACAGCTCTGGATATTGCTATAAAAATGGGATGTAATCCTATAATATTTACAGGGGTTGACCTGGGTTTTTTTAATAGTAAAACCCATGCTAAAGATACTGTTCACGGAAATAAAAAAGTTGATTCATTCAAATACTTTGTAAAAAGTAATGAGGGTAATATTATACCTACATTTCTTAATTTGAAAATTTACCATGAATGGATACAAAAGAGGATAGAAAAGGAAAAGAGAATAACCTTTATCAATACTGCCCGAAATGGTGCATATATAAAGGGAGCTCGATATTTGCCCTTCAGTGATTTGCTGCATATTTTACAAAATTTTTATAAGAAAGAAGGAAAGGAAATTGGATGTAAGAGCCTTAAGAATAAGCCCCACCGATGA
- a CDS encoding Rrf2 family transcriptional regulator: MKKLTSLQQEIVNILVKCDADYARPVNSRELGETLRVSPSYIREQVKDLLESKLISVRRGPGGGYFLNQRWKKMKVFIDGKEYKKGYSNDISKAFNELEKFVITSNKIIKEMKINGLPYDSVNLQEELKKADAIIEIETQTPEELILESMETAVEYLPRLENGLKQVSELIQKGEDGEAISLFITSIDGLEWFGTILTHIDRWVVKGEKHSEEYNSKLRELLNAWENQDMVLISDILEYEICPFLNKSRIAIENFLEGEKNN; the protein is encoded by the coding sequence TTGAAAAAGCTAACTTCTCTTCAGCAGGAGATAGTTAATATTTTAGTTAAATGTGATGCAGATTATGCAAGACCTGTTAATTCAAGGGAATTAGGGGAAACCTTAAGGGTTTCTCCATCTTACATAAGGGAGCAGGTAAAAGATTTGCTCGAATCCAAATTAATTTCAGTAAGGAGAGGTCCTGGAGGCGGTTATTTTCTAAATCAGAGGTGGAAAAAAATGAAGGTTTTTATCGATGGAAAGGAATATAAGAAAGGATATTCAAATGATATTAGTAAAGCCTTTAATGAATTAGAGAAATTTGTTATAACATCTAACAAGATAATTAAAGAAATGAAAATAAACGGTTTACCGTATGATAGTGTAAATTTGCAGGAAGAACTAAAAAAAGCAGATGCAATAATAGAGATAGAAACCCAGACCCCCGAGGAATTAATTTTAGAAAGTATGGAAACGGCTGTGGAATATCTACCGAGATTGGAAAACGGCCTGAAACAGGTAAGTGAATTAATTCAAAAGGGTGAAGATGGTGAAGCCATTTCCCTCTTTATTACTTCTATCGATGGATTAGAATGGTTTGGGACAATCTTAACACACATTGACAGATGGGTAGTTAAAGGAGAAAAACATTCCGAGGAGTATAATTCCAAATTAAGAGAACTATTAAATGCATGGGAAAACCAGGATATGGTTTTAATTAGCGATATACTGGAATACGAAATCTGTCCCTTTTTAAATAAATCTCGAATTGCTATAGAAAATTTCTTGGAAGGGGAAAAAAATAATTGA
- the fliD gene encoding flagellar filament capping protein FliD — protein sequence MYRLSGLVTGLDTETLISQLVAIERQPITILENRQKTYEFRKELWNEINTSLLALKTKNDELRSLHSLTGKTAVSSNEEILTATAETNAVNAIYEITVNTLAQAHKVASKKESEIGVVSAGTFRISDGTITVDISVGDNATLADIRDSINSAKDGEGNDLDVTASIIDNTLVIKRDETGSTEMTFSDISGNVLETIGVIDGTGVIQNELQAAKDALFYVDGLEIIRSSNTGIDDVISGVTLNLTATGTATLEVNNDVDAAYKKIQDFVNQYNSTLDLINTRLSEKPVEDPETDSEKKIGLLRGDYSLAAIKDKLRRIISSTVSGQEEYDSLAEIGITTTNEDFGKSGKLVVDESKLKEALKNNALDVENLFVRTDVGISEQINDHLYYLTSSTTGMIASKTESFDNIIKDFDEQIESAERRLDQFEANLWRKFTEMERAISAMQNQGTWLSAQIANMFMV from the coding sequence ATGTATAGACTCAGCGGGCTGGTAACAGGTCTTGATACAGAAACCCTTATAAGTCAACTGGTTGCCATTGAAAGACAGCCTATAACAATACTGGAAAATCGACAGAAGACTTATGAATTCAGGAAAGAACTCTGGAATGAAATAAATACGAGCCTCCTTGCATTAAAAACAAAGAACGATGAACTGCGTTCCCTCCACAGCCTAACGGGCAAAACAGCTGTATCCAGCAACGAAGAAATACTTACGGCTACTGCTGAAACCAATGCTGTCAATGCCATCTATGAAATAACGGTTAATACCCTTGCTCAGGCTCATAAGGTTGCGAGTAAGAAAGAGAGCGAAATAGGGGTTGTATCAGCGGGAACCTTTAGGATATCAGATGGAACCATTACAGTTGACATTAGTGTTGGAGATAACGCTACTCTGGCAGATATAAGGGATTCTATTAATTCTGCTAAAGATGGAGAAGGCAATGATTTAGATGTCACCGCCTCAATCATCGACAATACCCTGGTTATAAAAAGGGATGAAACAGGCAGCACCGAGATGACCTTCAGCGATATAAGCGGTAATGTACTCGAGACTATAGGTGTTATCGATGGAACCGGTGTGATTCAAAATGAGCTCCAAGCTGCAAAAGATGCATTGTTCTATGTTGACGGCCTTGAAATTATCCGTTCCTCAAATACAGGAATAGATGATGTTATAAGCGGGGTTACATTAAACCTAACAGCTACAGGGACGGCGACTCTAGAAGTAAACAATGATGTAGATGCTGCTTACAAGAAAATCCAGGATTTTGTTAACCAGTATAACAGCACCCTCGACCTGATAAATACAAGACTTTCCGAAAAACCGGTTGAGGACCCCGAAACAGATAGTGAGAAAAAGATCGGATTGCTTAGAGGTGATTACAGTTTAGCGGCCATTAAGGACAAGCTAAGAAGGATTATATCCAGTACGGTTTCGGGACAGGAAGAATACGATTCTTTGGCTGAGATAGGGATAACTACAACTAACGAAGATTTCGGTAAATCGGGTAAGCTCGTTGTTGATGAGAGCAAATTAAAGGAAGCTCTTAAGAATAATGCCCTTGATGTAGAAAACCTTTTTGTCAGGACAGATGTAGGTATTTCAGAACAAATTAATGACCACCTGTATTACCTTACAAGCAGCACTACGGGTATGATCGCAAGTAAAACCGAAAGCTTTGATAATATAATAAAAGATTTTGATGAACAGATAGAAAGCGCAGAAAGACGTTTAGATCAATTTGAAGCAAATTTGTGGAGAAAATTTACCGAAATGGAAAGAGCTATATCTGCTATGCAGAATCAGGGGACCTGGTTAAGTGCTCAAATAGCTAATATGTTTATGGTATAG